A genomic region of Pseudopipra pipra isolate bDixPip1 chromosome W, bDixPip1.hap1, whole genome shotgun sequence contains the following coding sequences:
- the LOC135404628 gene encoding maestro heat-like repeat-containing protein family member 7, with the protein MASLLQVAITPDGDMQQRPPTVPKLAWVKEEEKEESPRAAPAQQPEEVQQVQPPQEDAGQEQTEEQLRARGRFRRAAQLVCRFIRCIWHEEATFMATGDMANLFNAQTSAALLDMFVENGVYKAKQVPATVRCIHQWLTSNVSAEHRLDKTLVLLTKAHPTDVAVTLLRSAPACDRFAVQTVKALLRQLLDEDVLMAIGRKSGWDMLLKADSHHYAVGLLARELCRVSRSFCRSIAVSLLPRLSRGDPLWELPALAFLVEVLHCLNPRQFGPSVLQIISRHLRSQCPERRRLALRGLVVLSRDPAMAKSIQSLNESLLELLQDADTDTIQMTLSVFINVLGLKIIQISSPIALKLLEALRPLFDNEHSQLQQLSMLLFRELMEATERSKSLKPHVYLSLVPFYFNWHDENQRVAEASRRALFGAARFLKWRDLENLVTMEQPWRFPECLLEKDRSRVGQYVRQALPFLESPEEPLRKLAIKFLGIAARSMKQEQPELQLICQALQDITDDSPAVSNLAVETLHIIRAVRRTSFFPFW; encoded by the exons atggcatctctgctgcaggtagcCATAACACCAGACggagacatgcagcagagaccccccacagtgcccaagctggcctgggtgaaggaggaggagaaggaggaaagccctagggctgctccagcacagcagcctgaagaggtgcagcaggtgcagcccccgcaggagg atgcaggccaggagcagacagaagagcagctccgtgcccgtggccgcttccgcagggcagcacag ctggtttgcagatttatcaggtgcatttggcatgaagaggccactttcatggccactggggacatggcaaacctcttcaatgcccagaccagcgctgccctgctggatATGTTTGTGGAGAACGGtgtctacaaagcaaagcaa gtgccaGCCACAGTCAGGTGCATCCACCAGTGGCTCACGTCCAATGtgtctgctgagcacaggctggacaagactctggtcctgctgaccaaGGCACACCCCACGGATGTTGCAGTGACCCTGctgcgctctgccccagcctgtgacag gtttgcagtgcagaccgttaaagccctgctgcgccagctgctggatgaggacgtGTTGATGGCGATCGGTCGCAAGAgtggctgggacatgctcctcaaggctgacagccaccactatgcagtgggtctgctggccag ggagctgtgccgtgTCTCCCGCTCCTTCTGCCGCAGCATCGCCGTCAGCCTGCTCCCGCGGCTCAGCAGGGGAGATCCcctgtgggaactgcctgcTCTGGCgttcctggtggag gtcctgcactgcctgaaccCCAGACAATTTGGGCCCAGCGTCCTGCAGATTATTTCCAGGCACCTGCGCAGTCAGTGCCCGGAGAGGCGTCGCCTGGCGCTCCGAGGCCTGGTTGTGCTCAGCAGGGATCCCGcaatg gctaAGAGCATCCAGAGCCTGAAtgaaagcctcctggagctactgcaggatgcagacacaGATACAATTCAGATGACCCTCTCCGTGTTCATCAATGTGCTGGGCTTGAAAATCATCCAAATATCCAGCCCAATAGCCCTGAAGTTGCTTGAGGCACTGCGGCCACTCTTTGAcaac gagcacagccagctgcagcagctctccatgctcctcTTCCGGGAGCTGATGGAAGCGACAGAGAGGAGCAAGAGCCTAAAGCCACACGTGTACCTGAGTCTGGTGCCATTCTACTTCAACTGGCACGATGAGAACCAAcgtgtggcagag gcctctcggagagcactgtttggtgCAGCCAGGTTCCTGAAGTGGAGGGATCTTGAGAACTTGGTGACCATGGAGCAGCCATGGAGGTTTCCcgagtgcctg ctggaaaaggacaggagccgagTGGGCCAGTACGTGCGCCAGGCCCTGCCAttcctggagagcccagaggagcccctgcgaaagctggccatcaagtttctgg GGATCGCCGCCAGGtccatgaagcaggagcagccagagctgcagctcatctgccaag cCCTTCAAGACATCACTGATGACAGCCCTGCTGTCTCAAACCTGGCCGTTGAAACGCTCCACATCATCAGAGCTGTACGGAGAACTTCATTCTTCCCATTCTGGTAG